The Funiculus sociatus GB2-C1 genomic interval ATGAAGGCGAAAATGACTGCGATCGCCGCCTCAGAAATTTCTGTCGCCCGCCCAATCACCCATCCGGCAATAATCGCCGCCGCCAGTATCCAGCGCCCAATCCGGTTATAATCTCCTTTGTGGTTTTCGCGCAAGCCGTCATCGTTCACCACAAAATGCAAAGCCATTGCAACGAAGAATAACAGCAGATCCCAAATACCTCGTTCTTCCCGATGGAGGAGAAGATAGCCGATGAGGGCGTTGTAGCTCGAAAACGAAGCCATGTGCAGCCAAAAAACGCCTGCATCGGTGGTATCTTTCTGGTTTTCTTTTTGGTTTTGCTGACGCGATCGCTTGGCAAGTCTTTCTAATCCGTAGAACACACCAAAACCCAAAAGCGCCACCAGGTAAACATGGTGTTCAAAAAATTCAATTAAATAACCCTCCCTTTCCTCAATTACCTGCTGTCCCTGGTTGAGTTCGGGGAAAACGTGAACGAAAATATAGGCAACTGATACCCCACCAGCGGCGGAAAGCCAACGACTGCGAGGAGTTCTGTCCAGAAAGCGCATATTGCCGGAAAAAAGATGCACAAGTGCCAGACAAACTGCCAAAATTGCAGACAAGATGACGGCACTAGGACTCGATACTGAAGGCTCTGCAACTGCAAACACCATGTTAATCAAGCACCTTTAATATTTTTCTGGCTGATATCTTCACTAAATTAGCAGAAATTGCTCCCAAGACCATTTAGGAGCCTTGCTTTTTCTCTTCAGCTTGGTAAGATTTTGACGCAATTTCCTCCTCCTAATAGCATATTCTTGTGAAAAATTTTATTGTTTAGACAAGCCGACTTTGATAAAAATTTTCATCTTTAGGTAGAGGCGCTTTATTTCTGTAGGCGGGGGTACAATAAGAGCAATTAAAGGTATTATTCAAAGGTCGTATATCCCAGTCGCTACGAGAAGGGACAGATATGCAAGTTCACTCAGAATCCTCAACCTCAGAGACTAAACAAAAAATTGCCAACATTTTTCGCCTAGTAGGTTGGATTGCATTCTGGATAGAGTTGGGTTTAACTATTGGTTCTGGGATAGCTTTATTATTTTCTATCTCTGGTCGTAACTTCGCTACTGAAACAAATCCCGGCATTGGGGTAGGTATTTTTTGGGCTGTCGCTGGACTTTTAGCGTTGTGTTTTAATGTATTTTTAGCGTTCCGTTATACTCGCCTAGCCAAAGGTTTAAGCAATCCTAATCCAGAGCGTCATCCTAGAAAAGCTGATACTGTCCAAATTTTGAGAATGTCAGTAATCACGAGTTTGGTGGGAATATTGTTATGCCTCTTAGGTTCGGGTGCGACTGTAGGAGTGCTAGTTGCAAAAGCTGTATCCCAACCTCCAGGGGTAGCACTTACTGACCCCAATATGATTATTCGTGCGCTTGATGTTTTTGTAGCAGTAGCGAATATCAATGGTATTGCTGGTCACTTTGTGGGGATTGTCACTTCACTGGGATTGCTAAAGTGGATACATAATCAGTAATAAGACAAAAGCACTTTACTGCTTTTGTCTTTGCTAGAAGGTAGCTTTTTGAGGAATAGGTTATTTCCTAACGCGCTCTAGTCGGTTGTTGATCTTCGGAACTTGATTCTGAATGCGATCGCTCTGGCAATGCAAAGACGCTCACCAGTGCTGCTAAAGTAGCGCCAAAAGTGTCCATAATTAGGTCGATGATTGTATCATCAATGCTATTGATAACTCCGATCGCCCATTCGGTTATTTCCCAAATAGCACCGATGGCGATTCCGAAACTTGCGATCGCTAACATATAAATTAGCAGATGGTTGCGGAAGGTAGTTAGCATCGAGCTATACACCAAAAAACTCAGTGCAAGCGTAACGGAAAAGGTTGTAAAGGCATGGGTAATTTCATCGTATGGCCCCGGTAGGTAAAATAAGCCCCAAACCCAGCCTGCGGCATTCAGCAACGCTGCTACTACAAATAGAAAATCAAACAAAGTTGGAAGTTTATTTTCTAAGGTGACAAACAGGAACGAAGCAGCTAGGAAGCAGGCGAGTAAAAAGGAACCTTCCCAGTTACGTTGACTGGCTGTAAAGACGATTGCGATCGCTAGGAAAAACTCTCCAACCCAAGCGGCTATCCGATAACCTCGCCAGTCAGTATTCAGCATGGCTTTTTCCTCATAAATTTCATAATTATGGATTACTAATAAACTATAAATGAAGCGATTAATTTAATCTGAGATTGGAGGTTTTTTTTATTGGTGAAAGCTACTTTTAAACGAACCGCCCAGGCGCTCTAGGGCGCACAGGAGGAGGAAAGGGAGAAGTTTATGAATCTATATATATTATGGTTCTAGTTGCTGACTTGAAAGGGCTTGAATATCGGCCCGTAAGGCGACAATTTCCTGGTGCAGGGCGGCAATGGATTTGGCGCTTGCTAACTCTGCCTCTTCGTTTTCGGCATCGCGCCCGATAAAGAAGGTGGCGAGTGTTGCTGTTACGTAACCAAATACTGTGAAGGCGTACAGTGCCAGAATTAGGTGTAAAACGCGACCTTCTGGAGTCTGCGGCACATATTCGCCACCCATCGTTGTCATCAGCATCGCTGTCCACCATAGTGCTTCCCCGTAGTTATTCAGTCCGCCACCATTAGGAAGGTTGCTTTCAAAAGCGTACATCCCGGCTGCTCCGACCAGCGTCACTACTAGCGTCAGCACCATGACGTAGCCAAACCCGCGACGACTCATACTAGCTCTGAGCGATCGCATTCCCCGATTCAGAGAACTGATGACGCGCACCAGTCGCAGTCCCCGGCTAGCTTTGAGGATGCGAATCACGCGGCTAATCCGGAAGACGCGCAATGCTGGTAACACCAAGGAAAGGGCAGTTAACCAATTGTGCTTGATATAAACGAGTTTGCGATCTGCCAAAGTAAATCGCAATACGAAGTCGAGTATGAAAACAATCCAGATCGTGTTGCTGATAACTTGCAGCAGTGGATTTAAGCCCCAGATCAGTTCGACGACTAACAACAAAAGCCACCCGAAGCCAAGGAATAGCATTGGTGTTTCCAGCCAATCTTCCAGCTGTTCGAGAACTTCGAGTCGTTCTTTTTGGAGTTCCCTTTTTTCAGATGTACTAAGATTGTTCATCATTGCTCTAGCACCCTAACTACCGCCAAGTATCGCTCCTCAACATCTTTTCGGTCTAACTCTTCGGGTATATTCTCCTGACTACCGCGTTGGATCATTTGGGCATGACGTAATAGTGCAGCGCGGTCTTTTTTGTGTTGGGTGCGCGATGCGATGAGGGCGATCGCTTCCAGCAATCGAATTACCACCGCTACATCCGGTTTGCTGTACTGTCGAATCTGGTTAAAGGCAGCGTCAAGTAATTCTGCAAACGTCACCGGATTAGCGATCGCTCGCAGGTTGTTGTCGTTGTCATAGCGGTAAGGCGAGGGAAAATCTCTTTCCGCCAGACGGCAAAGTGCAGCCGTTAGCTGGTTAATACACTGGATCGCCGTGAACGGATCGTTGATGCCAGGAGAAATAGCACGAGCGGCAATTTCAACTAACTGATTAATGGGGAATTCTATATCCTGTTGTTCGGTGCGTTGCTCGCCAAAAATAAATGCTTGGTTCAGGTGGTGGGTGAGTTTTTTATTCACCCGTTCTCCAGGCCAAATCATCACCATTTCGCTTCCTTCCACAACAAACTTGCCGGGGCGATATTTTAGACGCAGGACGAGGTCTTTTGAGGTGGCGATCTTCATCAACCGCTCCTCATCAATTGCTTGAAGATAACCGCTAGCTGTGGCTAAGATGGGAGTCGCTTCCTTATCGAACCCGACGGGGATTTCCGCCACCGACCGCTGCTTTGGGACTGATTTACCCTGCCCGATCTTCTGCGGAAACAAGCGATCGATGGCATTGTCCAACTCTCTGCCAACGTCTCTGATGATATGGGATGCCTGCATCGAGGTTGAGACATGATGGATAAAGTAGATCAGGACGCCAATACTGGCGATCGCTAGCACCATGCCCATTGTGACGGAAGTTTGCGGCACAAACACGTCGTAATCATCTCCCCGCACGGTTCGCAGTACCAGCAAGCAGTAGATGAATGTACCGATAAACGTGCCCAGGACGACTTGATTGCCCGTATCCTGCATGAAGTTACGCATCAGTCGTGGGCCGAATTGGGAGGAAGCGAGGGTGAGGGCAACAATCGTAATCGAGAAGGCGGTTCCGGCAACGGTAATCATCGAACCGGCAACAGATGAAAGCAGCGTTCGCGCTCCATCTGGCCCTCCTGTATAGATCCAGCCCAAGGACTCTAGCGGGCCAGATTTGCCTGCTCGATCGAGGCTTAGCATTCGGAATGCTAACGCGATCGCTATTACCACCATCAGGGTTGGCACAAACCAGTAGCTAGAGTGGAGCGAGTCCCACAGTTTCCCCAGCTTGATGTTTTTCATCAATTATTTTTCATCAATTATCGTCCGCAGTATGAGGGCGATCGGGGTTCTCGTCTCTATGGCTGCCATTCCCGTCTCTTTGCGCCCGCATTTCCGCCAACTTTCTTAAGGAACCGCCGATACTACGCGGTTTTGGCACTTCTTTATTACCCGCAGGCCATCCTTCACGCTGACGTGCGCGATCGCCATCTGTCTCTTCGGTTTGGTCGTGGAAAAGGATTTGCTGCGTCGGGAACGGCATATCAATGCCGTTAGCAGTCAGCTTATTCTTGATCGCGGTGAGAACTTTGTCCCGCATATCCAGAACATCTGCACGTCGCGGCGGCTGTACCCACCACCGGGCGCGGATGTTCACGGTACTTTCAGCAAGTTCCATCACTAACACGTCGGGGGCGGGATCTCTCAAGACACCATCCACGCCTTGCATTGCTTCCATAATCAATTCCTTGGCCCGGTCGATATCGTCGCCGTAGCCAATGCCGATATCGTACTGTAGTCGGCGGTTCTCGAAGGCAGTATTAACTGTCACCGAATTTGTGAACAGTTCAGAATTAGGAATCACAATCCGACGACCATCGTAAGTTCTGATTGTTGTGGCGCGCGTCTGAATATTTTCAACCGTTCCCTCAAAGTCTTTGAAAACAATTTGGTCATCCATCTGGAACGGCTCAGTTAAGAGAATCAGAATACCAGCTAGGAAATTCTGGAGAATATCGCGGAACGCAAAACCAATTGCTACCCCACTGATACCCAACAATTGCACCAAATCTCCTGCCTTGAATGTCGGAATAACAATAGATAAGGCGACAAATAAACCAATTAAAATCGTTACCCCTTGCGACAAACGCCCAAGTACCAGCCCCAAATTCCGAGCATGGCGATACCTGCGGGTAAGGCGTTTAACCAATGTCCTGATCGCGATCGCGCCGAACCAAAATAGTGCAAATACGATTAGTGCTAATACCAGGTTTGGTATCAAGATGATCAAACCCTCGATCATTCCCTGAATCTTATTCCACGCTGTTGATATTGATTCTCCTAGATTCATTACTTGTTCACATATACAACAAACCGTGGTTAATTTTAATAGAAAATAAATAACTCTAACTCTCTCTTAGGTCAGTATTTCTATTACCCAACTTGTCATAACAATGACCAACCTTTTACGTAGTCAGTTTATTTTCTGACCCGTCTGCTCCTAGTTTTAGGCAATAACTTACTTCGCATCTATCCAATGGCAGACTTTAAAATACCATCAGAACACATACCCATTCATCTTGGCACCTGCCAAATTTTAATAGTTTTGTCAAAGCTGCCACTAGCAATTATTTGTCCATCAGCGCTAATAGCAATCGACTTAACCCAACCGGAATGCCCGGTGAGGTTGCGAATTAGTTCCCCAGTGGGAATATTCCAAATTTTGATAGTTTTGTCCACACTGCCACTAACTAATGTCTGCCCATCTGGGCTAATAACAATGGCATTAATATAGCTAGAATGTCCGCTAAGGGTGCGAAGATTTTTGCCTGTGGACATATCCCAAATTTTGATAGTTTTATCCGCACTACCGCTTGCTAATATTTGTCCATCTGAACTGATGGCAACAGAATTAATAGGTTGAGAATGCCCAGTGAGGGTATAAATATTTTTGCCTGTGGACATATCCCAAATTTTGATAGTTTTGTCCGCGTTGCCACTGGCTAATATTTGACCATCTGGGCTAATGGCAACAGAATTAATAGGCTGAGAATTTCCGGTGAGAGTGCGAAGATTTTTACCTGTAGATATATTCCAAATTTTTACAGTTTTATCAGCACTGCCACTGACTAAAGTTTGCCAATCGCTGCTAATAGCAACGGAATTAACTGGGGCGGAATGTCCTTCTAGTCGGCGGATTTCTTTGCTTGTGGATATATTCCAAATTTTTACAGTTTTATCAGCACTGCCACTGGCTAAGGTTTTCCCATCTGGGTGAATGGCAATAGAATTAATATAGCTATCATGCCCGTTGATGGTGCGGATTATTTTGCCAGTATATCTATCCCAAATTTTGATAGTTTTATCAGCGCTGCCACTTGCTAAAATTTCCCCGTCAGGGCTAATGTTAAGGGAATTAACATGGCTGGTATGTCCGGAAAAAGTTTTGGCTACAGAAAGATTTTCATAGGCGATCGTTTTGGGAGATGCTGGGTTGTATTGCGAAATTCCATATGCGCCTAATCCGATAGCGATCGCGATCGCGCCCCCAACTAGCCATTTATTTTTATCACTTTGACCAATTTTAGTTGGCGAGTTAGGTGACTTCCAAGATAGAAATATAGAACTAACCGCACCTATACTCATAAGATTGTTGGCATATAGTTTATGCCTAGACAATTGCCGCGAAATCTTATCTATATCATCTAAGATTTCCTGAGTGTTCTTGTGGCGCGCCGCTGCTGTACGCGCCATCAGTTTATCAATTAAATCTGCAAGCTGAGGTGAAATATCAGGCGCATGACGTCGCCAGTGGAATTGATCGGTTAGCGGTTCGTAAATAGCATGATCTGTTGCTTGCTTTCCTGTCAGTAAATAAACAAAAGTACGCCCCAAAGCATAGAAATCTGATTGCGGTACTGCATGACCTTTTTCTTGCTCTGGTGGCGTGTAACCAGCGGAACTAATCTTAGTGACTCTACCTGCACCGCCGACTTCTGCAAGATAGGTATATGTCATTTCTCTAGCAGTGCCAAAGTCTATTAATACTAGATGCCCTGTGGAACGCATCATAATATTGGCTGGTTTAATATCGCGGTGAAAGTAGTTTTTTTGATGTACGATATGTAAAATTTGTGCTAGTTGTTTTAACCAGTTAAGAGCAAGCTGCTGACTAATCGGGCAATCGCCCTGCTGTTTCATCCACTGCTTTAAGTTAAGTCCGTCAATTTTCTCCATGATGATGCAATGCACTGGCTCTTTGCAGTTTCTGGGATAAAACTGAAAATAACCATCTGGTTCCATTTTCGGAATACCTGGATGATTTAGCTGGCTCAATACATCTGCTTCTTGCTGGAATAGCTCAACAATTTTGGGGTTTTTGTTATGTTCTTGTTTTAGTATCTTCAGGATTTGGGGAGCTGCTCCCTCATAAGCTTCATATATATTGCCAAATCCGCTGTCGTCACTCAGCAGGCGCATCACCTGATAGCGCCCTTGAAGCAACAACTCTGAGCCACAGTTGCGACATATACGGTTGTTGGCATTGGCGGGGTCGTTTGGCTTGGGGCAGAAGGGGTTGATGCAGTAGCTCATACATAGCTACAGAATTGTGTTATCCCTACTATACGGCGGGAATTGTAAATTATACACCCCAAGGTAGGCTGAAAAATGCAATGGTTGTTGTATGAGGCGGCTTTTAGCTGGCTATAAAAAAAGAATAGGTTTTTTTACCTATTCTACTAAACGCGCTAAACGCGATATGCAACTTTATTCATTCTCATTCCCACTCAGATGCTGGGAATGAGATAACGAGGTGCCTTGATGATATTATTTTCCAGATTTACCCTGTGGCTTAATTGTGCAACGGTCGAACCATTCCTGGTAAGTTTGTTGATGTTTGGCATCTTCAAGAATGATTTCCACTCGCACTTTCGCGCAACCGTGCGGCCGCTGATGTGCGATCGCATCTAAAATTCTACTAGCAGTTTTCGGCGAATCAAACTCGCCCCTTACGGTTTGCTGACTGTTGGCGCTTGCAAATCCATTGTTTAAACGTACAGTTTCAGTCAGTTCAATTCCAGAGAGATCCCCTTGTCCTAGATCAATTTCGGCTAATTGTTTGTGTTCTGGGCTGACTTGTTCAACAATCAAAATCTCCCGTCTAACTGGAATCTCTACCATCCGTGTTTGGATTTCTTTGCGAACAATAACTTCGCCTACTTTATGTTTGCTACTGTCTACGACTAATCGTTCTTCTAGCAAACGAATGATTTCTTGTTCTACAACTTCTGCATCTGAAGTGTTAGAATCTGACATAACTTTCTCCGATTGCTTTTGGTTATTATTTAATTGTATTGCTGTTGGGGTGACAGATGCAGTAGAGCCTTCATTTGATGAGCGTGCAGGCATTACCGATGTTTGTGGAATTTCTGCAAATTCCCCATCCCCATTTGGTATTATATAATCTGCTGAATACTCTATTTCCGATTGGCTGACATCTACATACAGCGTTTTATCGGCTGAGTCTACTTGCTGGATGTGCTTGCTTCTAATTAAAAATAGACTGGAGACTGGCTCGGCTTTAGCCGGAGATATAACTAAGTTTAACTGACGAGTTGGATCTAGAATTACATCCTTCACCTCACCCAGCAGCAAACCTTGCCGATCCTTGGCGGTATAATTTTTTAGCTTATTCTTCAACTTGCTCAACAAGACATTGATCCGAATATCGTTTTCTTCTGAACCCTGATTTTTTGCCAATGTTTCGTTGTTCATTTTACAGAGCTTACTAATTTTTTTTTGAAGCAAAAACCCATTTATTATCCGTTGGTTAACGGATGTTTGGAAAGCTTACTGATTTCGACAGCATTCGCCAATAATCTATCCAAACACCCGATTATGCTGCGATTATCCTAAAAATTAGGTGGTGTAATTTTCATCCATCCAACAAATCGGTAGGCTTTCGCCTGAAGGAAAAACCAATTTTTCCTTTTGATAAGTAATCGGTTCCTGTTCCTCTTGTCCTGCTTGGTCTCTTCCAGTCACAGCAGTTGAAGTAGGGCTAATTAAATGCTGAATATCGGTTATTTCAATCAAACTGCCGGATTCTTTATCTTTGAGAAACATAGAAGATGCCTAAATTGGGGTTCACTTGAAATGGTTTGCCGTGTTACAGATACCTGGTAAACATACAGGCACTGAGAAAGGGGAGTATCCCACTTTTGTATAAACGCCAGACTACTAAAGTCGCAGCTACTCAACCAAAGCCCACCTGCGCGGGCTTTTTCTATTAGCCTGTTCTCGCTACGGCTTGGTTTGTGTAGCCACACCCTTAACGGTGTGGGGGTATATTTCCAAAAATAGGATACACCCGCTTACACGGTTATTTGTCTATCAAAATCAACTCAACAACCGTATAGTCACGAGGGCTAATTAAATTCGGTCGGTGGGTAAGTTGGTAGAGCGATCTACAAACGTTTGATCGGTGGTGTTAACATCTAACTCTTCGCGACGGATGGTTTCTTCAGCATCCACTGTTTCGCGGTCTACTACTTTGCTGACTCGCACTTCTTCACGCACAAAAGCTTCTTTGTGAATGTCGGGAGTTTCTTCGTAAATTTCCATGCGTGCTACTTCGCCTTCTTGGAAATTAACACTTCCCGGAGCAACTGCTTGGCCTGCATCCGCTGGGGTAACTCGCTCAATTACAACTCGCTCTTTTTCAATTGGCACTGAAACTCGTGCTGTTTCCGTTTCAATGTGCTTGCCAACTGCAACTTCACCTGTTTTTACGCGAGTTTTGTTAGCAATAAGGCGCTCTTGGTACAGTTTGAGAGTTTGATGATCGCGATCATTGATCTCGTACAAAGAGGGTTCTTGCTGATAGTTATAGCTGCTGCGGTCATATGTGGCATCAGCTACCGGGCTAACAGATGCACCCGTAGTTGGAGCGCGATAAACTCCTCTTACCTGTTCTTCATAATCGTAATCAGTTGTCATGCGATCGCTATATTCGGGTAGAGCTTCTGCTTGCTCTCTAGTCATGCCGCTAACGTATACGCGATCGCTATTATAATCAATTCTAGAGCGACCAATTGGTAGCAAAACTTTTTTGCCAAAAATCCAAAATCCTAAGTCAACCACTAGATACCGTAAGTGACCTTCTTCGTCAACTAAAACGTCGGTAACGTTGCCAAATTTCTCTTCATTAGATCCTTCAGTATAGACACTCATCCCTTGAAGGTCATTGCCACCAAAAGTGTCGCGGTAGTTTGGATCAAAATCTTCTATTTTTAAAAGAGCCATGCTACTTTCCCTTAAGTTGTTACATCTCTATGTTATTTACTTTACAAATATCTCGAATTTGCTTCCTCTCCCCAGCGACTGAATTCCCTAAGATAATCAAGCTCATCTAAAGGTGTAAAACAGTTGATACTAAAGCTTAGATGTGCGGAATTTTGAATATTGAGGTTTAATTTTGCGTCTATAACAAGCAGCAGTTTTAAGTAATATTAAGTATATTAATTGAGCCGAGCCAGCTAATATATATAGATGCCTATTTATAGATATAAAAAAATTAATATTTTTGACAAATATAAGGGATGAAAGTATATAAGAAAAGGTTAAAAAATAAATCTGCCGGACGGTAGATAGTGAGGATGTATAATCAGTCGTGGTTAAAGCTGGTGGAAAAACACCGAGCGATCGCAGTCATAAGAGCGCCACAGATGGAACTTGGTCGCCAAATGGCTCTAGCTGTGGCATCGGGAGGGATGCACCTAATTGAAATTACTTGGAATAGCGACAAAGCAGCAGAGTTAATTGCCCATTTGCGTTCCGAATTACCAAATTGCACAATTGGCACAGGAACCATATTAAATCTAGAACAGCTAAAGAGCGCGATCGCATCTGGCACCCAGTTCGTCTTCACTCCTCACGTTGATCCCACTCTGATTAAAGCAGCAAATGATAGCGGCGTACCGATGGTGCCTGGGGCGCTTTCCCCCACGGAAATTGTCACCGCTTGGGCTACAGGTGCCAGCTGCGTGAAAGTGTTTCCCGTCGGCGCTGTAGGCGGACAGAAATATATAAAAAGTTTGCAAGGGCCATTGGGACATATTCCCTTAATTCCCACAGGCGGCGTAACCCTGGAAAATGCCAAAGAATTTTTACTAGCAGGAGCGATCGCCGTCGGAGTTTCCGGCAGTTTATTCCCCCAAAAGGGACTTACCATACATTCTGAATCTGAGCAATATGCGCTCATCGCCCAACGCGCCCAAACTCTGATGCAAAACTTAGTAAATTACCAGACAGGCTGATTTAGCATTAAGCTAATAAAATCCGATATCCATTGATGCCATTAGTTAGAAAGAGTTTTTCCTTGAATTTCTCTGTTCTGACCCACCGAATCAGCCGAAGAGCCATGAAAAGCATCATTTATCCTGCCTTAAAAAGTCGCCCAGTGGCTTTATTTGCTAGTGCAGTGCTGATGCTTACGGCGATGAGTGGCTGGGTAAAACCAGCTTTGACACAACCACAAGGCGCGATAATTTCCAGCAAAATGCAGCAGTTGCAACAATCAGATCAACGCTGGATTCAGATCGATCTGACAAAGCAACGCCTGATTGCTTGGGAAGGCTCAAAACCTGTGTATGCGATCGTTGTATCCACTGGCAAGCGTTCCACTCCCACGCGCATCGGTACTTTTGCCATAAAATCTAAGCACCGCTATAACCGGATGCGCGGCGAAGGTTACGATGTTCCTAATGTTCCCTATACGATGTACTACTACGGAGGTTATGCAATTCACGGTGCCTACTGGCATCGTCGCTTTGGCACTCCAGTCAGCCACGGTTGCATAAATCTGGCAGTGAATCATTCTAAATGGCTATATAACTGGGCTTCAGTGGGAACGCCAGTGGTTGTTCATAAATGAAAGGATTGGGGATTGGGGAAGAGGGAAATTCCCCAATCAAAACTCTAATCCCAAGTAAACAAAAGTAACAATGATGTGAGGGGTGAATCGTGGAAAACTTAATTCGTTTTTCTTGGTTACGTCGGCGTGGAACTTTCTGGACAGTTGTGGCACTGTTGTTTACAGCTTCGTGTTTTTGGATAACACCAACTGAGGCGGCCTCCAAATCATCAAGATCAACGCAGGTTGGTGCGCCATCACTACAGTTCAACAAAATTACTAGAAAAGCGAGGAAAAAAGTTCGAGTCAAAAAAGCTGCCAAGGGACGACGCTGGATACAAGTTGATTTATCAAGTCAAAGATTGGTTGCTTGGGAAGGAAAGAAAAGAGTTTATTCCTACCGGATCTCCAGCGGTAAGCGTTCAACCCCCACTCGCCTCGGAACTTTCGCTATTCAAAGAAAGTATCGGTCAACTCGGATGCGCGGCAGAGACTACAACGTTCCGAATGTACCTCATGCAATGTACTACTCTGGAGGCTATGCGATTCATGGAGCCTACTGGCACAATCGTTTTGGCAGACCTGTCAGCCACGGCTGCGTCAATCTTCCGGTAGGAGCAGCTAGAAGGTTATACAGCTGGGCGCCAGTAGGGACTAAGGTGGTTGTCCAGAGGTAATGGGGATTGGGGATTGGGGATTGGGGATTGGGGAAAAGTCTTATCTACTCCCTACCCCCAACCCCTTCCCACCTCTCCCTAACCCTCTCCTAAGAGGAGAGGGAAGTCGAATAATTTTATACGCGGAAGGAAAGCCAGAAGCCCCTCCCCTTCAAGGGGAGGGGTTGGGGAGAGGTCAAACGATTTATTTTCAACTCAGAGACTCGGAACGAGAAAGTCAGCTTAGCTGAACTACAGACTGATTTTCTAATAGAGTTTGGTTTGTTAGCAGGTCTTGGACGGTGATTCTGAGGAAGCGATCGCGATCTACTTGAAACTGGAGTTTAACGCGATCGCTCCCTGGATAACCAGGCGGTGCGAGTTGGGCAATGCTACGCGCCCCTTCTCTGTCGTTGAGGGGTTGCACTGATGTATCACCCCCAAGACGGCGAGTAACTAAGCGATCGCCTTCAAAATATACTTCTATACCGCCAGTTTCCGCTCCTATTTCGCCGATAATTAGTTCAATGCTGGGTTGGTTTTCCACCGAAGCACCCAAGAGTAGTTCTACCGGATCGCTCATCGGGTAAGCTTGTCCGGAGTTAATCAGTTTATGCCAGTTGTGGCGATTGTTACGCCGATCCCAGTAGCGGATGCCGTAACTATGGTAGAGAAAATCTTGCAGTTCGACACCTAGACTCAGCTGGAGTGCGCCGGATGCGATCGCTTCAAACGGGCGATCACATTTGATTTTACTAATATCAAAATATTGTTGCGCCCAAGTCCGCACAGCGGGAATTTGCACTGTACCGCCAACTAATAAAACTGCATCAATGTCTGAAACTTCGATACCTTGGCGACGTGCTTGTTGCAAAACTTGAGTCATCGACTCGTCTAAACGGTCAAAAAATTGGTGTTCTTTGAGGATAGTTTCAAAGTGCGAACGATCTAGTTCTAGCTCGTAGCTTTCAAATGTTTCATCATTGAAATACACCTCACTCGCTTGAGTTTGACTAGACAGTTGAATCTTTAACCGTTCCGCCAGTCGCGTCGTTAGCGGTGTCGCCTTCAACCCCTGCGTTTTAGCAAAGTAATCAACCAC includes:
- a CDS encoding ion transporter, with the protein product MNNLSTSEKRELQKERLEVLEQLEDWLETPMLFLGFGWLLLLVVELIWGLNPLLQVISNTIWIVFILDFVLRFTLADRKLVYIKHNWLTALSLVLPALRVFRISRVIRILKASRGLRLVRVISSLNRGMRSLRASMSRRGFGYVMVLTLVVTLVGAAGMYAFESNLPNGGGLNNYGEALWWTAMLMTTMGGEYVPQTPEGRVLHLILALYAFTVFGYVTATLATFFIGRDAENEEAELASAKSIAALHQEIVALRADIQALSSQQLEP
- a CDS encoding DUF2254 domain-containing protein; the protein is MKNIKLGKLWDSLHSSYWFVPTLMVVIAIALAFRMLSLDRAGKSGPLESLGWIYTGGPDGARTLLSSVAGSMITVAGTAFSITIVALTLASSQFGPRLMRNFMQDTGNQVVLGTFIGTFIYCLLVLRTVRGDDYDVFVPQTSVTMGMVLAIASIGVLIYFIHHVSTSMQASHIIRDVGRELDNAIDRLFPQKIGQGKSVPKQRSVAEIPVGFDKEATPILATASGYLQAIDEERLMKIATSKDLVLRLKYRPGKFVVEGSEMVMIWPGERVNKKLTHHLNQAFIFGEQRTEQQDIEFPINQLVEIAARAISPGINDPFTAIQCINQLTAALCRLAERDFPSPYRYDNDNNLRAIANPVTFAELLDAAFNQIRQYSKPDVAVVIRLLEAIALIASRTQHKKDRAALLRHAQMIQRGSQENIPEELDRKDVEERYLAVVRVLEQ
- a CDS encoding serine/threonine-protein kinase is translated as MSYCINPFCPKPNDPANANNRICRNCGSELLLQGRYQVMRLLSDDSGFGNIYEAYEGAAPQILKILKQEHNKNPKIVELFQQEADVLSQLNHPGIPKMEPDGYFQFYPRNCKEPVHCIIMEKIDGLNLKQWMKQQGDCPISQQLALNWLKQLAQILHIVHQKNYFHRDIKPANIMMRSTGHLVLIDFGTAREMTYTYLAEVGGAGRVTKISSAGYTPPEQEKGHAVPQSDFYALGRTFVYLLTGKQATDHAIYEPLTDQFHWRRHAPDISPQLADLIDKLMARTAAARHKNTQEILDDIDKISRQLSRHKLYANNLMSIGAVSSIFLSWKSPNSPTKIGQSDKNKWLVGGAIAIAIGLGAYGISQYNPASPKTIAYENLSVAKTFSGHTSHVNSLNISPDGEILASGSADKTIKIWDRYTGKIIRTINGHDSYINSIAIHPDGKTLASGSADKTVKIWNISTSKEIRRLEGHSAPVNSVAISSDWQTLVSGSADKTVKIWNISTGKNLRTLTGNSQPINSVAISPDGQILASGNADKTIKIWDMSTGKNIYTLTGHSQPINSVAISSDGQILASGSADKTIKIWDMSTGKNLRTLSGHSSYINAIVISPDGQTLVSGSVDKTIKIWNIPTGELIRNLTGHSGWVKSIAISADGQIIASGSFDKTIKIWQVPR
- a CDS encoding mechanosensitive ion channel domain-containing protein, translated to MNLGESISTAWNKIQGMIEGLIILIPNLVLALIVFALFWFGAIAIRTLVKRLTRRYRHARNLGLVLGRLSQGVTILIGLFVALSIVIPTFKAGDLVQLLGISGVAIGFAFRDILQNFLAGILILLTEPFQMDDQIVFKDFEGTVENIQTRATTIRTYDGRRIVIPNSELFTNSVTVNTAFENRRLQYDIGIGYGDDIDRAKELIMEAMQGVDGVLRDPAPDVLVMELAESTVNIRARWWVQPPRRADVLDMRDKVLTAIKNKLTANGIDMPFPTQQILFHDQTEETDGDRARQREGWPAGNKEVPKPRSIGGSLRKLAEMRAQRDGNGSHRDENPDRPHTADDN
- a CDS encoding DUF3611 family protein; translated protein: MQVHSESSTSETKQKIANIFRLVGWIAFWIELGLTIGSGIALLFSISGRNFATETNPGIGVGIFWAVAGLLALCFNVFLAFRYTRLAKGLSNPNPERHPRKADTVQILRMSVITSLVGILLCLLGSGATVGVLVAKAVSQPPGVALTDPNMIIRALDVFVAVANINGIAGHFVGIVTSLGLLKWIHNQ